In a genomic window of Staphylococcus taiwanensis:
- a CDS encoding TetR/AcrR family transcriptional regulator, whose protein sequence is MSKKKQDLLEVAERLFYENGFNGVGLKQIIQEANVATMTLYNHFQSKENLVEEVLKQREARYWHYLDSYVSEQPNQPFIGAVKAHCKWLKDYSYMGDMFLRAIEDYADTDNNIEEIARGHKKRLLEYLEQLAISSGLKNAHDLASRYTLLMEGTTSMTTLIGVEEASNHALYIAQLFIEAAIRV, encoded by the coding sequence ATGTCGAAGAAAAAACAGGATTTATTAGAAGTGGCTGAAAGATTATTTTATGAAAATGGATTTAACGGTGTCGGTTTAAAACAAATTATTCAAGAAGCGAATGTTGCAACGATGACATTGTATAATCATTTTCAGTCAAAAGAAAATCTAGTTGAAGAAGTATTGAAACAGCGAGAAGCACGTTATTGGCATTATCTAGATAGTTATGTCAGTGAACAGCCCAATCAGCCATTTATTGGTGCAGTTAAAGCACATTGTAAATGGTTAAAAGATTACTCGTATATGGGCGATATGTTTCTACGGGCGATTGAAGACTATGCTGATACGGACAATAATATAGAAGAAATCGCGCGAGGACATAAAAAGCGATTATTAGAATACTTAGAGCAATTAGCTATCAGTAGTGGATTGAAAAATGCGCATGACCTTGCAAGTCGTTATACCTTATTAATGGAAGGTACGACTTCAATGACGACACTTATTGGTGTTGAAGAAGCATCAAATCATGCTTTATACATTGCACAATTATTTATTGAAGCAGCTATTAGAGTGTAA
- a CDS encoding M23 family metallopeptidase has product MLLIPIHNQIEQRFTDLNYYMPIDCEWKVTWGGDTLLTNYHSDVPSQKYAYDLLIEKDNKTFAGEGTTNEDYFAFNQNVVAPQSGVVVDVRNSVNDNRPGIMNDNRLLGNYVIIRHGEQEYSLIAHFMHHSVVVTPGQSVNSGDFLGKCGNSGHSSEPHIHFQVMNTPLLYEDCISKKIKFLNLEDPIIGDQVTGQI; this is encoded by the coding sequence TTGTTACTTATACCCATTCACAACCAAATTGAACAACGTTTTACCGATTTGAATTATTACATGCCTATAGATTGTGAATGGAAAGTTACTTGGGGTGGAGATACGTTACTTACGAACTATCATAGTGATGTGCCTTCCCAAAAATATGCTTATGATTTGTTGATTGAAAAGGACAATAAGACATTCGCTGGTGAAGGTACTACTAATGAAGACTATTTTGCGTTTAATCAGAACGTTGTTGCGCCTCAATCTGGTGTAGTAGTTGATGTGCGTAATAGTGTTAATGATAACCGACCTGGAATAATGAATGACAATCGGTTATTAGGCAATTACGTCATTATTCGTCACGGGGAACAAGAGTATAGTTTAATCGCTCACTTTATGCATCACTCCGTAGTGGTGACGCCTGGTCAAAGTGTGAATAGTGGTGATTTTTTAGGAAAATGTGGTAACTCAGGACATTCTTCAGAACCACATATTCACTTTCAAGTGATGAATACACCATTATTATATGAAGATTGTATATCTAAGAAAATTAAATTTTTAAATTTAGAGGATCCTATCATTGGTGATCAAGTAACAGGACAAATTTAA
- a CDS encoding tRNA-dihydrouridine synthase: MKENFWSELPRPFFILAPMEDVTDIVFRHVVSEAARPDVFFTEFTNTESYCHPEGIHSVRGRLTFSEDEQPMVAHIWGDKPEQFRQMSFGLAEMGFKGIDLNMGCPVANVAKKGKGSGLILRPEVAAEIIQATKAGGLPVSVKTRLGYYDIDEWRDWLKHVFEQDIANLSIHLRTRKEMSKVDAHWELIEAIKTMRDEIAPQTLLTINGDIPDRQTGMELATKYGVDGVMIGRGIFHNPFAFEKEPREHTSDELIDLFRLHLTLFEKHATEETQQFKALRRFFKIYIRGIKGASQLRHQLMSTETVDEARALLDEFEAQRKDNVES; the protein is encoded by the coding sequence ATGAAAGAAAATTTTTGGAGTGAATTGCCACGTCCATTTTTTATTTTGGCACCTATGGAAGACGTTACAGATATCGTCTTTCGTCACGTTGTGAGTGAAGCTGCTAGACCCGATGTCTTCTTCACTGAATTCACAAATACAGAGAGTTACTGCCATCCAGAAGGTATTCATAGCGTGCGTGGACGCTTAACGTTTAGCGAAGACGAACAACCTATGGTCGCACATATTTGGGGTGACAAACCAGAGCAATTCCGTCAAATGAGTTTCGGCTTAGCAGAAATGGGCTTTAAAGGCATTGATTTAAATATGGGATGTCCAGTTGCGAACGTTGCCAAAAAAGGTAAAGGGTCAGGCTTAATTCTTCGACCTGAAGTTGCCGCTGAAATAATTCAAGCAACAAAAGCTGGTGGTTTACCTGTAAGCGTTAAGACACGCCTTGGCTATTATGATATTGATGAATGGAGAGATTGGTTAAAACACGTCTTTGAACAAGACATCGCAAATCTATCTATCCATCTTCGTACACGTAAAGAAATGAGTAAAGTAGATGCACACTGGGAATTAATCGAGGCAATCAAAACGATGCGTGACGAAATCGCACCTCAAACATTGTTAACGATTAATGGTGATATTCCAGACAGACAAACAGGTATGGAACTGGCTACTAAATATGGGGTTGATGGGGTCATGATTGGTAGAGGTATCTTCCATAATCCTTTTGCCTTTGAAAAGGAACCCCGCGAACATACAAGTGACGAACTCATAGACTTGTTCAGATTGCATTTAACATTATTCGAAAAGCATGCGACTGAAGAAACACAACAATTCAAAGCGTTACGCAGATTCTTTAAAATCTACATTCGAGGCATTAAAGGTGCAAGCCAACTACGCCATCAATTGATGAGCACCGAAACCGTAGACGAAGCACGCGCATTACTTGACGAATTTGAAGCTCAACGAAAAGACAATGTAGAATCATAA
- a CDS encoding DUF3267 domain-containing protein codes for MEEINLLEDKKLLNKLAIYSYISFVVFGIIFYIIMQFSDTPKFFDSLIFNALFVIILLVLMFTVHECIHGVFFKLFSPKNKVYFGTASGMLYCAIPGGRFTRLTFTISSIMPFVIITAIFIVTLFLGWFPRGLFFFFATFHAGCCMGDFYWVWKMFKAPKNATIETTDKGIIIH; via the coding sequence TTGGAAGAAATTAATCTGTTAGAAGATAAGAAGTTACTGAATAAATTGGCTATATATTCTTATATTAGTTTTGTTGTTTTTGGAATTATATTCTATATTATTATGCAATTTTCAGATACACCTAAATTTTTTGATTCTTTAATATTCAATGCACTTTTTGTGATCATTCTTTTAGTACTTATGTTTACAGTGCATGAATGTATCCACGGTGTGTTTTTCAAATTATTCTCACCAAAGAATAAAGTCTATTTTGGAACGGCGAGTGGAATGCTTTATTGTGCCATACCAGGCGGAAGATTTACGAGATTAACATTTACAATCAGCAGTATTATGCCGTTTGTAATTATTACGGCTATATTTATCGTTACGCTATTTTTAGGATGGTTTCCACGTGGACTCTTTTTCTTCTTCGCTACGTTTCATGCAGGGTGTTGCATGGGCGACTTTTATTGGGTTTGGAAAATGTTCAAAGCACCTAAAAATGCAACAATAGAAACGACAGATAAAGGGATTATCATTCACTAA
- a CDS encoding MFS transporter codes for MKFSKIVFPGLAMIATSYGLGRFSFGLFLPSISHDLNLNATQAGFISSLFYLTYCFTIIFATLKTNHIGPRNMILFAGLSVLVGLVLISVSHEAFLLAIAVIFAGASTGLVSPPYGYAISLWIKWHEQGKANTWINSGTSLGLMFTGVTAMLPFLDWRMTYLIYSMIAVLVMIWNYYAIPSLNKELKIETGTFNIRDVNTSKKIIVASTVLGFSTAPFWTFSKSFVESVGHYSNVSLSIFWILIGVFGMVGGMSGAIIERYGLRFAYIIGVIFLSLASILLALTHHLWSIPFIASSLFGASYIFLTGVLLVWGVKVFVKNASLGIGIPFLMLAVGQVIGSIVAGSLVDQFDYSATFLIYGIIGMMALFIYPTVKVKPMKVDETEDYTKVQIKNKEALNIDE; via the coding sequence ATGAAGTTTTCTAAAATAGTATTCCCTGGTCTTGCAATGATAGCCACCAGTTATGGGCTAGGTCGATTTAGTTTCGGTTTATTCTTACCAAGTATTTCGCATGATTTAAACTTAAACGCGACGCAAGCAGGTTTCATTTCTTCATTATTTTATTTAACGTATTGTTTTACAATTATCTTTGCTACTTTGAAAACGAATCATATAGGTCCTCGGAATATGATTTTATTTGCGGGGTTATCTGTATTAGTTGGACTGGTGTTAATTAGTGTTTCACATGAAGCATTTTTACTTGCGATAGCTGTTATATTCGCTGGTGCTAGTACGGGGTTAGTCTCTCCACCTTATGGTTATGCTATTTCTTTATGGATTAAATGGCATGAACAAGGTAAAGCCAATACTTGGATTAATTCAGGGACAAGTTTAGGACTTATGTTTACCGGCGTCACTGCAATGCTTCCATTTTTAGATTGGAGAATGACGTATTTAATTTACAGTATGATTGCTGTCTTAGTGATGATTTGGAATTATTATGCGATTCCGTCATTAAATAAAGAATTAAAAATTGAAACAGGTACATTTAATATTCGAGATGTAAACACAAGTAAAAAGATTATTGTAGCATCGACAGTTTTAGGATTTTCAACTGCACCATTTTGGACATTCTCTAAATCATTTGTTGAAAGCGTTGGACATTATTCTAATGTAAGCCTTTCAATCTTTTGGATTTTAATTGGTGTATTTGGCATGGTAGGCGGTATGTCAGGTGCGATTATTGAACGCTATGGTTTACGCTTTGCCTATATCATTGGCGTCATCTTTTTATCCCTAGCATCTATCTTATTAGCATTGACACATCATTTATGGAGCATACCCTTTATTGCGTCATCTTTATTTGGCGCGAGCTATATATTTTTAACAGGTGTGTTATTAGTTTGGGGTGTTAAAGTTTTTGTGAAAAATGCTTCCCTAGGCATAGGTATTCCATTTTTAATGTTAGCTGTAGGACAAGTCATAGGTTCAATTGTAGCGGGTTCACTAGTAGATCAATTTGATTATAGTGCGACATTTCTAATATACGGTATCATTGGTATGATGGCATTATTCATTTATCCAACTGTGAAAGTGAAACCAATGAAAGTAGATGAAACAGAAGATTATACGAAAGTTCAAATTAAAAATAAAGAAGCGTTGAATATTGATGAGTAA
- a CDS encoding zinc ABC transporter substrate-binding protein produces the protein MFKKSLILFFVAVLTLSLAACGKKDNDNASDHKGKLEVRTTVYPLKSFTQQIGGKYVDVKSVYPNGVDPHTYDPSQKQMVDIGKSDLFIYTGDNLDPVAKKIANAIDDKDKTLSLESSLDKHKDLIKGEEDEHEHEHEHGEEHEHHHGKYDPHIWLDPVVSQKFAKDIKDELVKKDGKHKAYYEANYKKLVKELKGLDKDMKQAVKGNEDKTVYISHDSLGYLANRYNFKQEGIENMNAEDPSQKDLTNIVKQIKKDHVKYILTEENVSHKVADTVRDETDAKTLKFYNMGSHTKQQDNDDNTYQSFMKENIKTLKKALNN, from the coding sequence ATGTTTAAAAAGAGTTTAATTCTATTTTTTGTAGCGGTGTTAACCTTGTCACTTGCCGCTTGTGGTAAAAAAGACAATGATAATGCTTCAGATCATAAAGGTAAATTAGAAGTAAGAACGACGGTTTACCCACTGAAATCATTTACCCAACAAATTGGTGGTAAATATGTCGATGTTAAATCAGTATATCCAAATGGTGTAGATCCACATACATATGACCCAAGCCAAAAACAAATGGTTGATATTGGTAAGTCAGACTTATTTATATATACAGGCGATAACTTAGATCCTGTAGCGAAAAAAATCGCCAACGCTATCGATGATAAAGATAAAACATTATCATTAGAATCATCTTTAGATAAGCATAAAGATTTAATCAAAGGTGAAGAAGATGAACATGAGCATGAACACGAACATGGCGAAGAACACGAACATCATCACGGTAAATACGATCCACATATTTGGTTAGATCCAGTAGTTAGCCAAAAATTCGCTAAAGACATTAAAGATGAATTAGTTAAGAAAGATGGTAAACATAAAGCGTATTACGAAGCTAATTACAAAAAATTAGTCAAAGAATTAAAAGGTTTAGATAAAGACATGAAACAAGCAGTGAAAGGTAATGAAGATAAAACAGTTTATATTTCTCATGATTCACTTGGTTATTTAGCTAATCGATACAACTTCAAACAAGAAGGTATTGAAAACATGAACGCTGAAGACCCAAGCCAAAAAGATTTAACAAATATCGTTAAACAAATTAAAAAAGATCACGTGAAATACATCTTAACCGAAGAAAATGTGTCTCATAAAGTTGCCGATACAGTTAGAGATGAAACTGATGCGAAAACACTTAAATTCTACAATATGGGTTCACATACAAAACAACAAGATAATGATGACAACACTTACCAATCATTCATGAAAGAAAATATTAAAACACTTAAAAAAGCACTTAACAACTAA